A single genomic interval of Gossypium raimondii isolate GPD5lz chromosome 11, ASM2569854v1, whole genome shotgun sequence harbors:
- the LOC105761576 gene encoding uncharacterized protein LOC105761576, whose translation MDDSIGSTSTTLHIRKTPKKSKSKKNSKQIKVVYISNPMKVEISASNFMALVQKLTGQDAAELPEDPTLFTDANESVVVSAEDGGDQRVPDAAKNTTSSAAADHARVVLQQQYPAFTDDNINAQGVPFDIYDDDVFTPQMIENFTGLIPQSLLI comes from the coding sequence ATGGATGATTCAATCGGCAGTACTAGTACAACTTTGCATAtcagaaaaacacccaaaaaatccaaatccaagAAGAACAGTAAGCAAATCAAAGTAGTGTACATATCAAACCCCATGAAAGTAGAGATCAGTGCTTCAAACTTCATGGCCTTAGTGCAAAAACTCACCGGCCAAGACGCTGCTGAACTTCCCGAAGACCCCACCCTATTCACCGACGCTAATGAATCTGTCGTCGTCTCCGCCGAAGACGGAGGCGATCAAAGGGTACCCGACGCTGCAAAAAACACAACCTCCTCCGCTGCCGCCGACCATGCACGGGTGGTCCTCCAACAACAGTACCCCGCCTTTACCGATGATAATATTAATGCTCAAGGCGTCCCCTTCGATATCTACGACGACGACGTTTTTACACCCCAGATGATAGAGAATTTTACTGGGTTAATACCTCAAAGCcttttaatatga